A single genomic interval of Nitrospirota bacterium harbors:
- a CDS encoding MoxR family ATPase: protein MQNPLIKQLQSAVESVIRGKSDAIAMAIVTLLGRGNLLIEDVPGVGKTTLAYALAKATDCAFQRIQFTSDMMPSDIIGVSIYNPESREFEFKAGPLFANIVLADEINRTSPRTQSALLEAMNERKITVDRQTLMLPDPFMVIATQNPVEYYGTFPLPESQLDRFMMQIRLGYPELEHEKRAVTDQSGFALIERLRPVVTKADILKMQEAVDAVMVEEAVMDYLMQIITGTRNDDRIRLGCSTRGAQFLLKAAKAHAYYAGRDFIVPDDVKRLAPCVIGHRLILKSRKGISDAEDVVRDMVERIAVPV from the coding sequence ATGCAAAATCCCCTGATAAAGCAACTTCAATCTGCAGTGGAATCGGTTATTCGCGGGAAGTCCGATGCCATCGCAATGGCCATCGTCACACTGCTGGGCCGCGGTAACCTCCTCATAGAGGACGTCCCTGGTGTCGGCAAGACAACACTGGCCTATGCCCTTGCAAAGGCAACGGACTGTGCGTTTCAGAGAATCCAGTTTACCAGTGATATGATGCCCTCTGACATTATAGGCGTGAGCATCTATAACCCTGAGAGCAGGGAGTTTGAGTTCAAAGCCGGTCCTCTGTTTGCAAACATTGTGCTGGCCGATGAGATAAACAGGACTAGCCCGAGGACCCAGTCGGCCCTTCTTGAGGCAATGAACGAGCGGAAGATTACGGTGGACCGCCAGACGCTCATGCTGCCCGATCCTTTCATGGTGATTGCAACGCAGAACCCTGTTGAGTATTACGGGACTTTTCCGCTGCCTGAGAGTCAGCTCGACCGGTTCATGATGCAGATCAGGCTTGGGTATCCGGAACTTGAACATGAGAAGCGCGCAGTTACTGACCAGTCCGGCTTTGCATTGATCGAAAGGCTGAGACCGGTTGTAACAAAGGCAGATATCCTAAAGATGCAGGAAGCAGTGGATGCGGTCATGGTTGAAGAGGCCGTAATGGATTATCTGATGCAGATCATTACCGGTACAAGAAATGATGACAGGATACGGCTCGGTTGCAGCACACGCGGAGCACAGTTCCTTCTTAAAGCGGCAAAGGCGCATGCATACTATGCCGGCAGGGACTTTATCGTGCCTGACGATGTCAAACGTCTTGCGCCGTGCGTTATCGGCCACAGGCTTATCCTGAAGAGCCGGAAAGGGATCTCTGACGCCGAGGATGTCGTCCGGGATATGGTCGAGCGTATTGCCGTGCCGGTCTGA
- a CDS encoding DUF58 domain-containing protein, with product MKLTREGKRFLLAAALIAVAAVNTGNNLIYLILSLMLSFLLLSYLILRLNLAGLLLEVSLAGPVFAEEEVCVDLLVHNGKKIPAYSVLFSAPEAAEPVYCGQISGYKDFRAEVMMMFRKRGLYGYRDFVVQSGFPFILFRKSMSVHVSGQILVYPKLLDIKNIAEVIDASQEEGRVAVRGSGDEVYALRAFQNGDDWRRIHWKASARQDGFLIREYAAYTSQKITILLDNLLPQDAEQFETAVSVSASLAQHFNERGYPVRLIAGGVMLPFGSGKEHVLLILDTLALIAERQEDFPLSGFEADGFTIAVLKSAQSGLKSAAAFSDLVIHADTL from the coding sequence ATGAAACTCACACGCGAGGGTAAACGCTTCCTCCTGGCCGCGGCTCTGATCGCAGTTGCTGCCGTTAATACCGGGAATAATCTTATCTATCTCATCCTGTCGCTTATGCTTTCATTCCTGCTGCTGTCCTATCTGATCCTCAGGCTTAACCTTGCGGGACTTCTTCTGGAAGTATCACTGGCAGGGCCGGTCTTTGCGGAGGAAGAGGTCTGTGTTGATCTGCTCGTGCATAATGGGAAGAAGATCCCTGCATACTCGGTACTATTTTCGGCTCCGGAGGCTGCGGAGCCGGTATATTGCGGACAGATCTCCGGGTATAAAGATTTCAGGGCAGAGGTCATGATGATGTTCAGGAAGAGGGGTCTGTATGGGTACAGGGACTTCGTTGTTCAGAGCGGTTTTCCTTTTATCCTCTTTCGAAAGAGTATGTCAGTTCATGTATCCGGCCAGATCCTTGTATATCCGAAGCTGCTCGATATCAAAAATATAGCCGAGGTTATTGATGCCTCTCAGGAAGAGGGCAGGGTCGCTGTCAGGGGCAGCGGGGACGAGGTCTATGCCCTTCGTGCCTTTCAAAATGGTGATGACTGGCGGAGGATCCATTGGAAGGCGTCGGCGCGGCAGGATGGTTTTCTCATCCGGGAATATGCTGCATATACGTCTCAAAAAATAACGATCCTGCTTGATAATCTCCTGCCGCAGGATGCAGAACAGTTTGAAACTGCTGTTTCGGTCTCCGCTTCACTGGCGCAGCATTTTAATGAGCGCGGGTATCCGGTGCGGCTCATTGCCGGGGGAGTGATGCTGCCGTTTGGAAGCGGCAAGGAACACGTTCTCCTGATCCTTGATACGCTTGCGCTTATCGCTGAACGGCAGGAAGATTTCCCTCTCTCAGGCTTTGAAGCAGATGGGTTCACGATCGCTGTCCTTAAGTCAGCGCAATCGGGACTGAAGTCAGCGGCTGCCTTTTCAGATCTGGTGATCCATGCCGATACTCTATAA
- a CDS encoding DUF3488 domain-containing protein, with the protein MPILYKSITAVLALTGCVSLLITGEMNLPVCVGGLTLFVGYYRFFRDRAQASKRVAAILAQAALFVFLADALIITGDVFLAVAHMTITFQGIKSFDLKEPWDHLQVYFMSLLQLIIASELTRALTFGVIFVVFMVLLVTAMVLSHFLKEGTLGRVRIRRPVSVIVMLTMICTTIFFMVIPRAPQRFIGKSHAHGIKTVGFSDKVDFGAFGDFKLDQTVVMRIEMDREVRPPYYFRGIAMDTFDGTSWRNTTKQISRILKTDNEFIIAPYDRARVVEQRIYLEPIDSDVIFGLARVTAVTADTFSLLVDDAQGITIPGKLSRRIKYAVRSDMAAVSQGRREERYLQMPRRMEKIISLARSISGAGSSDAEKASALETYLKRNYLYSLSTTLPPAGMSVLEDFLFNSKKGFCEHYASSMVVMLRGLGIPSRIVNGFYGGERNEYGNYLIVRQSDAHAWVEALIDGQWRRFDPTPAVAQQKPPALSHVLDSLRLQWTRYVVGFSSDDQKEIVRTLASSFTLKGLPRLRFSMIKTVILWAFALTLVSLLLYAVSRILRFKRYGFVTRTYLEFRELLRRKGMRVTDAMTAGDLLKLSRNNGLGDEAEEFLMLYESHRFGSCEMSDAVRLRYRDLLKKLRSGKFTCY; encoded by the coding sequence ATGCCGATACTCTATAAGAGTATAACGGCGGTTCTGGCCCTGACAGGCTGCGTAAGCCTGCTTATTACGGGTGAAATGAACCTTCCGGTCTGCGTTGGCGGGCTTACGCTTTTTGTGGGTTATTACCGGTTTTTCAGAGACAGGGCACAGGCGTCGAAACGTGTTGCCGCTATTCTGGCACAGGCTGCTCTCTTTGTCTTCCTTGCCGATGCGCTGATCATCACGGGTGATGTGTTCCTCGCCGTGGCCCATATGACTATAACCTTCCAGGGAATAAAGAGCTTTGACCTGAAGGAGCCCTGGGACCATCTGCAGGTCTATTTCATGTCGCTGCTTCAATTGATCATTGCATCTGAGCTGACCCGCGCGCTCACGTTCGGCGTCATCTTTGTGGTCTTTATGGTACTGCTGGTCACCGCCATGGTCCTTTCCCATTTTTTGAAGGAGGGTACGCTTGGCAGGGTGCGCATCCGGCGTCCGGTCTCTGTTATCGTCATGCTCACGATGATCTGCACGACAATATTCTTTATGGTCATTCCACGGGCGCCCCAGCGCTTTATCGGGAAAAGTCATGCGCATGGCATAAAGACCGTCGGGTTTTCGGACAAGGTTGATTTCGGTGCCTTTGGCGATTTCAAACTCGATCAGACCGTGGTGATGAGGATAGAGATGGACCGCGAGGTCAGACCCCCGTATTACTTCAGGGGCATTGCCATGGATACGTTTGACGGCACATCCTGGAGAAACACCACCAAACAGATAAGCCGGATACTGAAGACCGACAACGAATTTATCATCGCTCCCTATGATCGGGCGCGCGTCGTTGAGCAGCGGATCTATCTCGAACCGATCGACTCGGATGTTATCTTCGGCCTTGCACGAGTGACTGCAGTGACGGCGGATACGTTTTCCCTTCTCGTTGACGATGCTCAGGGCATAACCATTCCGGGCAAGCTGTCACGACGCATAAAATATGCGGTGCGAAGCGACATGGCGGCTGTCTCTCAGGGACGGCGCGAAGAACGCTATCTGCAGATGCCGCGCAGGATGGAAAAGATCATCAGCCTGGCAAGGAGTATTTCAGGCGCTGGCTCATCAGATGCAGAGAAGGCCTCCGCACTGGAAACCTATCTCAAAAGAAACTATCTCTATTCACTTTCTACAACGCTTCCGCCTGCCGGCATGAGCGTACTTGAGGATTTTCTTTTCAACAGCAAAAAAGGGTTTTGCGAACATTACGCGTCCTCCATGGTTGTCATGCTCAGAGGCCTTGGCATCCCGAGCCGGATTGTGAACGGTTTTTACGGAGGTGAGCGCAACGAATATGGCAACTATCTCATTGTCAGGCAGAGTGACGCACATGCCTGGGTCGAGGCGCTTATTGACGGACAGTGGAGGCGTTTTGACCCGACCCCTGCAGTTGCCCAGCAGAAGCCTCCTGCCTTGTCTCATGTTCTTGATTCCCTGCGGCTCCAGTGGACGCGGTATGTTGTGGGATTTAGTTCGGATGACCAGAAGGAGATCGTCAGGACGCTTGCCTCTTCCTTTACGCTGAAAGGTCTGCCCCGCCTTCGTTTCTCAATGATCAAAACGGTAATCCTCTGGGCCTTCGCTCTTACACTTGTCAGTCTTTTGCTCTATGCCGTATCGAGAATACTCAGGTTTAAAAGATATGGCTTTGTCACGAGGACCTATCTTGAATTTAGGGAACTTCTGCGGAGGAAGGGTATGAGGGTGACCGATGCGATGACAGCAGGAGACCTGCTTAAGCTCTCTCGCAATAACGGTCTTGGTGACGAGGCAGAAGAATTTCTGATGCTCTACGAGTCCCACCGCTTCGGCAGTTGTGAGATGAGCGACGCTGTGAGACTGAGATACCGAGATCTTTTGAAAAAGCTGAGATCGGGTAAGTTCACTTGCTATTGA
- a CDS encoding FRG domain-containing protein: MKENMNKLKKNLHYKEVVVSDLPSWKKIKEAARDIHRNMTDESRQEWIFRGQRNKGWKLKSTLERALNDFDIPLDKSPEIESGLLRRFQRQYYHFASHVPKKNDSLEWLAIMQHYGAPTRLLDWTYSFYVAVFFAIEKAVDNIPCEVWAIEKYAIRNSIQKSKRIHDNVKSLLDTDHNIEKQQTWKGAFCRNTWPFVYPVNPFRLNERLVIQQGDFLCPGDITKPFEENLIAVLPNKARANDFCLYRYIFPCPGKIKKGILMDLHRMNITQASLFPGLEGFAKSLYAKLASPEDLLAPFNSK, encoded by the coding sequence ATGAAAGAAAATATGAACAAACTTAAGAAAAATCTCCATTACAAAGAGGTGGTTGTTAGTGATTTGCCCAGTTGGAAAAAGATAAAGGAGGCAGCCCGCGACATCCATCGAAACATGACTGATGAGAGTAGACAAGAGTGGATATTCAGAGGCCAACGCAATAAAGGCTGGAAACTCAAATCGACATTAGAGCGAGCGTTAAATGATTTTGACATCCCGTTAGATAAGTCACCTGAAATTGAATCCGGACTGCTTCGCCGATTTCAGCGTCAATATTATCACTTTGCTTCCCATGTCCCAAAAAAGAACGACAGTTTGGAATGGTTGGCTATTATGCAGCACTATGGCGCACCGACACGACTACTTGATTGGACTTATTCTTTTTATGTTGCCGTTTTTTTCGCGATAGAAAAAGCTGTCGATAACATACCATGCGAAGTCTGGGCGATAGAAAAGTATGCAATTAGAAATAGCATTCAGAAGAGCAAGCGTATTCATGACAACGTAAAAAGCCTCTTGGATACAGATCATAACATTGAGAAACAACAAACATGGAAGGGTGCTTTTTGTCGTAATACTTGGCCTTTTGTTTACCCGGTCAATCCATTTCGACTCAACGAACGACTGGTTATTCAGCAAGGCGATTTTTTGTGTCCAGGTGATATCACAAAACCATTTGAAGAGAACTTGATCGCTGTTCTTCCTAACAAAGCTAGGGCAAATGACTTTTGCCTCTACAGGTATATTTTTCCTTGTCCAGGCAAGATCAAGAAGGGCATCCTGATGGATCTTCATCGGATGAATATAACTCAGGCAAGTCTATTTCCTGGTCTCGAAGGCTTCGCGAAATCCCTTTATGCAAAACTTGCATCCCCTGAGGACCTTTTGGCACCCTTCAATAGCAAGTGA